A genomic stretch from Acidobacteriota bacterium includes:
- a CDS encoding ABC transporter ATP-binding protein, whose protein sequence is MLEAINLTKRYEDGELALDGLTFKVEPGEIFCMFGANGAGKTTTINLLLGFIPPTSGTALIEGVDVAKDPLQAKRHVSFVSENVMLYGNFTAIQNLDYFSKLAGKRGLTKKDYAAVLDRVGLQMEAFDRRVKNFSKGMRQKLGIAIAVVKDAPNVLLDEPTSGLDPQSGREFLEILVQMRDKGKSVFMSTHDIFRAKLIADRIGFMRKGKLVMLKTAKELAHEDLTDLYIQYMEEKPAQAAAAPSGI, encoded by the coding sequence ATGCTCGAAGCCATCAATCTGACCAAGCGTTACGAGGACGGCGAGCTGGCCCTCGACGGCCTGACCTTCAAGGTCGAGCCGGGCGAGATCTTCTGCATGTTCGGGGCCAACGGCGCCGGCAAGACGACGACCATCAACCTCCTGCTCGGCTTCATCCCGCCGACGTCGGGCACGGCCCTGATCGAGGGCGTCGACGTGGCCAAGGACCCGCTCCAGGCCAAGCGCCATGTCTCGTTCGTCTCCGAGAACGTCATGCTCTACGGCAATTTCACGGCCATCCAGAACCTCGACTACTTCAGCAAGCTGGCCGGAAAACGTGGCCTGACCAAGAAGGATTACGCCGCGGTCCTCGACCGGGTCGGCCTCCAGATGGAGGCCTTCGACCGCCGGGTCAAGAACTTCTCCAAGGGCATGCGCCAGAAGCTCGGCATCGCCATCGCCGTGGTCAAGGACGCCCCCAACGTCCTGCTCGACGAGCCGACCTCGGGCCTCGATCCGCAGTCGGGCCGCGAGTTCCTGGAGATCCTCGTCCAGATGCGCGACAAGGGCAAGTCCGTTTTCATGTCGACCCACGACATCTTCCGGGCCAAGCTCATAGCCGACCGGATCGGCTTCATGCGCAAGGGCAAGCTGGTCATGCTGAAGACGGCCAAGGAGCTGGCCCACGAGGACCTGACGGACCTCTACATCCAATACATGGAGGAGAAGCCGGCCCAGGCCGCCGCCGCCCCGTCCGGGATATAG